GCTGCAATAGCAGGGGCAGGACCTCTAATCGGCCCGGTGCTTGCCGCACAGTTTGGCTTTTTACCGGGTGCTGTATGGATAATCTTTGGTTCTGTGATAGCTGGCGCAGTTCATGATACCGTCATACTGTTTGCCTCTGTAAGGCATGGTGGGGAAGGTTTACATAACATCGCAAGAAGATACATGGGTAAATTAAGCGGCATAACAACTGCTGTAGCAACATTGTTTATCATAATAACCGCACTAGCGGGACTTGCAATAGCGGTTGTTAATTCAATGAATGAAAGCTCGTGGGCAACATTTACAATTGGTTTTACTATCCCTGTAGCATTGATCGTAGGGTGGTACATGAAAAGCTTTAGGCCCAATAAGATTGCAGAAGCGAGTTTTATAGGTGTAGTACTTGTGTTTGCCGGTGTAATATTGGGCAGAGTTTTTCAAGAATCCGGTTCATCTCAGACGCTTATGTTCTCAAGACATCAGCTTGCCATTATCCTTGCCGTTTATGGATTTAGTGCATCGGTTCTTCCTGTATGGCTGTTACTTGCACCAAGGGATTACCTCAGCACATATATGAAGCTTGGAACAATCCTCTTACTTACAATAGGTATTTTTATCGCGCATCCTTATCTTAAAATGCCTGCTTTAACGCAATTTGTACATGGAAACGGGCCCGTTATTCCGGGTAAGGTATGGCCTTACGTATTCATAACCATTGCGTGCGGAGCAATTTCAGGCTTCCATTCACTTATCAGCTCCGGCACAACACCGAAGATGCTGTCCAATGAAAAGGATATAAGGTTTATCGGCTATGGTGCTATGATCACAGAAGGCTTTGTTGCGTTGATGGCACTAATCGCAGCAAGTGTGCTTCCGCCTGGTGATTATTTTGCAATAAACACGCTGCCCCATGTGTTCGCAAAACTCGGTATGCATGATGTTGAGCTCGCTTCACTCTCAAAGATGGTCGGCGAGCATTTAGCGGGCAGGCCCGGAGGTGCTGTTTCACTTGCGGTTGGTATGGCTTATATCTTTGGGAAGATACCGGGGCTAAAAAGCCTCATGTCTTACTGGTATCATTTTGCGATCATGTTTGAAGCACTGTTTATACTTACAACTATTGATGCAGGAACAAGGGTCGGGAGATACATACTTCAGGAATTTAGCGGGAGTCTCATACCAAAATTAAAAGAGATTTCGTGGCTGCCAGGTGTGATAATAACAAGTGCTGTTATATCGCTTTCATGGGGCTATCTTTTATACTTTGGGAGTATAGGTACTATTTGGCCCATGTTTGGTGTTGCCAACCAGTTACTCGCGGTAATAGCTTTAACTATCGGGACAACTTACATCCTAAATCATGCTGCAAAAAAGGTTTATGCTTTAACCACTTTTATACCATTTCTATTCATGTTCGTAGTAACGTTCACGGCAGGGATAGAGAACATCTTCAATATCTATATGCCCCAATCGACCACTCCTGCAAAGATAAATATTATTCTTACCGTATCAATGCTTTTGCTTGTTCTGATTATCGCGCTTGACGGTATAAGAAACTGGATAAAGCTCCTAAACGGCACTGCCATACCAATAAAGGATGACATAGCAGAGGAACCATTACCCGAGGATATAAAAACCTCTCTAAAAAACCTTGATTAAAATTTTTCATCTTGACATTCTATTAAATATTTTATATAAAATGCTGCAGGAGGTATTAAATATGTGGCGTCCTGCACCAAGATAAAAATTGTTTATCAATTAAATGCATGGTTTTAGTTCATGATCTCTTCACCGTTGGATTTCTGTAGCATATTCGGCGGTTAAAGGAATCGTGGAGGGAGGAAAGGGTAGACGTTTAGGTGAACAGGTTATAGACACCTTTGATAATATTAAGGGGTTTGATTGTTCTAATCTTAAAGAGGTGATTGTAGATCATACTGGGTCTCATATAGAATTCTTTATTTGCAAGCTTTTGTACTGTAAGCAGTTCTACGGGTGTCATCTTATCAGGATAGTATACGAGTGAATCTGGTTCGGGATTGAATGTTGAGAAATTTTCCCAATCTTTTCTATTCCATTTGCCCGTTTTTACAAGACCATCGTATATCTCTGTTCCCGGATAAGGTATAAGAATGGCAAACTTCGCAAAATCCAGAGGCAGGCTTTTCGCAAACTCTATAGTTTGTCTGCTCATCTCGGTTGTTTCCCCTGGTAAGCCGAGCATGAATAAGCCTATGGTCTCAAGCCCTGCCCTATGCGCATTTTCAACGCCTGTTCTTACCTCATCGAGCGTATAATTCTTGTTTACGTTTCTTAATAACTGCTCAACCCCTGATTCTATTCCAAAAATAAGTCTCCTGCAGCCTGCTTGTTTTAACATGCTTGCAGTATTATAATCGATGATATCAACCCTTGTCTCTGTAGTCCAGATCACTTTTTGGTTGATGCCGCTGTTTATCATAGCATTGCAAAAATCATTACTATGCTGTTTACTTAATGGAAAGATAGCATCAACAAAGCCTATCTGCTTTACCTTAAACCTATCTATAAGATATTCAAACTCGTCTACCACCTTTGCTACAGCCCTTTTCCTATAAGCTTCTTTTTTGTATGTAATACCGCAGAAGCTGCAATCAAAAGGACAGCCCCTTGATGAAAGCAGTGTAAGAATTGGTTTATCAATGTCAGCAAATGGGAGTAAACCGTATTTATCTACAGGGAAAAGATGCCACGCCGGATAAGGGAGTACGTCAAGATCCATAAGTAATTCTCTGTCCGCATTTCTTATAACATCCTTACCATTCCTGAATGAAATACCTTTTACGTGTTCGGGTACTGTATTGTTTTGATAGGCAGCAACGAGTTCAGACATAGTATACTCGCCCTCTCCATGTACAATTGCATCTGCATACCCGTTGTTAAGAATCTCGTTTGCAAAATAGCTTGCATGTATATTACCCCATACTACTTTTATTGAAGGATCAAAGCCCTTAATCGCCAATGAGATATCTTCGCACTGTTTTTCTGACGGAGTAAGACATGATAGCCCAACAACATCTGGATGCCAGTCTCTCACAGTATTCATAATACCGTTAGCTCCGAATCTATATGCAAAATCATCTATAACCCTGACATCATGCCCCTGCTTCTCAAGCATAGACGCGATATATGCTATACCTATGCACGGCATAGGCTCCAGCAAATTTTTAAATTTACCAAACTTTGAAAAATTTATGGAAGGATTTATGAGTAGAACCTTCATATTGGTTTAATATACGGTTTTTAAAATAATTGTCAAGATGGGTGTAATAGTCTAAGCCTCTGTAACAGCTTTTATAGATCTCTCGATAGAGCTTAAAAGGTGCGAGATCTCTTTTTTTGTTATAGATAGAGGCGGCATTAACACTATAACATCACCGAGTGGCCTTAAAAAAATACCATATTTTCTTGTTTCATAGCATACCCTTGCACCTATCTTTTCCTCATATAAGTATGGCTGCTTTCCGGGTTTATCCCGGACAAGTTCTATTCCGACCATCAAGCCAAGCTGTCTTATTTCACCAACATGCTTTAATATCGCGATCCTCCTCAAACCCTGCTTGAGTTGTTTTATTTTTGGTTTGATTCTCTTTAGGATCTGCTCCCTTTTAAAGAGCTTAAGGTTTGCTATTGCTGCTGAAACCCCGAGTGGATTTGCTGTATATGTGTGACCATGGTAAAAGGTCTTTTTTTCTTTATACTTGCCAATAAAGGCATTATAAATCTCTTCCTTTGTACATGTTGCGGCAACAGGAAGGTATCCTCCTGTTAGACCTTTTGCAATTGCCATTATATCAGGTTTTATCCCTTCGTGCTCGCATGCGAACATCTTGCCTGTTCTTCCAAACCCGGTTGCGACCTCGTCTGCTATAAGCAATATGCCATTCTTTTTTGTAATTGTTCTAACCTTATTCAGATAACCCGCCGGAGACATTATAAAACCTCCAGCAGCCTGCACCATTGGTTCAACTACAAGTCCGGCAATCCTGCCGCGATATTTTGTTATCAATTCTTCAATCTTGTCTGCACATGCAAGTCTACACGAAGGATACTCGAGCCCAAGCTCGCACCTATAACAGTATGGGGATGGGGCTTTTAGGGTTTTAAATAAGAGCGGCTTATACGTTGCGTGAAACAAATCTATACCTCCTACACTTACAGAACCGATTGTATCCCCGTGATATGCATTATTAAATGAAATGAATATATTTCTTT
The genomic region above belongs to Deltaproteobacteria bacterium and contains:
- a CDS encoding carbon starvation protein A, coding for MNAVYLLLIGLAIFALGYRYYSVFITAKVLVSNEKRKTPAYTKTDGKDFVPTNRFVLFGHHFAAIAGAGPLIGPVLAAQFGFLPGAVWIIFGSVIAGAVHDTVILFASVRHGGEGLHNIARRYMGKLSGITTAVATLFIIITALAGLAIAVVNSMNESSWATFTIGFTIPVALIVGWYMKSFRPNKIAEASFIGVVLVFAGVILGRVFQESGSSQTLMFSRHQLAIILAVYGFSASVLPVWLLLAPRDYLSTYMKLGTILLLTIGIFIAHPYLKMPALTQFVHGNGPVIPGKVWPYVFITIACGAISGFHSLISSGTTPKMLSNEKDIRFIGYGAMITEGFVALMALIAASVLPPGDYFAINTLPHVFAKLGMHDVELASLSKMVGEHLAGRPGGAVSLAVGMAYIFGKIPGLKSLMSYWYHFAIMFEALFILTTIDAGTRVGRYILQEFSGSLIPKLKEISWLPGVIITSAVISLSWGYLLYFGSIGTIWPMFGVANQLLAVIALTIGTTYILNHAAKKVYALTTFIPFLFMFVVTFTAGIENIFNIYMPQSTTPAKINIILTVSMLLLVLIIALDGIRNWIKLLNGTAIPIKDDIAEEPLPEDIKTSLKNLD
- a CDS encoding B12-binding domain-containing radical SAM protein: MKVLLINPSINFSKFGKFKNLLEPMPCIGIAYIASMLEKQGHDVRVIDDFAYRFGANGIMNTVRDWHPDVVGLSCLTPSEKQCEDISLAIKGFDPSIKVVWGNIHASYFANEILNNGYADAIVHGEGEYTMSELVAAYQNNTVPEHVKGISFRNGKDVIRNADRELLMDLDVLPYPAWHLFPVDKYGLLPFADIDKPILTLLSSRGCPFDCSFCGITYKKEAYRKRAVAKVVDEFEYLIDRFKVKQIGFVDAIFPLSKQHSNDFCNAMINSGINQKVIWTTETRVDIIDYNTASMLKQAGCRRLIFGIESGVEQLLRNVNKNYTLDEVRTGVENAHRAGLETIGLFMLGLPGETTEMSRQTIEFAKSLPLDFAKFAILIPYPGTEIYDGLVKTGKWNRKDWENFSTFNPEPDSLVYYPDKMTPVELLTVQKLANKEFYMRPSMIYNHLFKIRTIKPLNIIKGVYNLFT
- the bioA gene encoding adenosylmethionine--8-amino-7-oxononanoate transaminase; translation: MKGYTYKQLSKMDKTLIWHPFTQMKDWEKEEIIIIEKGTGNYIIDVNGKRYLDGVSSLWANVHGHRKKEIDRAIISQLKKISHSTFLGLSHSGAIILAKMLLDIVPDGLTRVFYSDSGATAVEIGIKIALQYWFNKGTSKRNIFISFNNAYHGDTIGSVSVGGIDLFHATYKPLLFKTLKAPSPYCYRCELGLEYPSCRLACADKIEELITKYRGRIAGLVVEPMVQAAGGFIMSPAGYLNKVRTITKKNGILLIADEVATGFGRTGKMFACEHEGIKPDIMAIAKGLTGGYLPVAATCTKEEIYNAFIGKYKEKKTFYHGHTYTANPLGVSAAIANLKLFKREQILKRIKPKIKQLKQGLRRIAILKHVGEIRQLGLMVGIELVRDKPGKQPYLYEEKIGARVCYETRKYGIFLRPLGDVIVLMPPLSITKKEISHLLSSIERSIKAVTEA